A stretch of the Pseudalkalibacillus hwajinpoensis genome encodes the following:
- a CDS encoding HAD family hydrolase yields MKWTHIYFDLDNTLYDHEKAFKKTILHCAEKMLLNKSTSVSVEQWFNVFKSNCDQYWNAYEEGRWSRERYQVKRFCKTNDYFNLTCSEEEALEFQREYQSKVASFAELYDGVSSILSTLRDSGIELGIITNGGQETQLAKINALQLLQWIPHENIYISETVGIEKPDVDIFQYVLGSMGHYLYIGDTWDHDIKPAIEAGFDAIYFNSRNEAVDHSIRKDIPEILTYEELKNVLIN; encoded by the coding sequence ATGAAGTGGACACACATCTACTTTGATTTAGATAACACTCTTTATGATCATGAAAAGGCCTTTAAAAAAACCATTTTGCATTGTGCAGAAAAAATGTTGCTAAATAAAAGTACATCTGTTTCAGTTGAGCAGTGGTTTAATGTATTCAAATCTAATTGCGATCAATATTGGAATGCCTATGAAGAAGGTAGATGGTCAAGAGAACGGTACCAGGTGAAGCGATTTTGTAAAACGAATGACTATTTTAACTTAACTTGCTCTGAGGAGGAAGCGTTAGAGTTCCAAAGAGAATATCAATCTAAAGTTGCCTCCTTCGCTGAATTATATGACGGGGTTTCCTCTATTCTATCTACTTTGAGGGATAGTGGAATAGAGCTAGGCATTATTACAAATGGTGGGCAGGAAACACAGCTAGCAAAAATTAATGCTCTTCAATTGCTTCAATGGATCCCTCATGAGAATATTTACATTTCAGAAACTGTAGGGATTGAAAAGCCAGACGTTGACATATTTCAATATGTTCTTGGAAGTATGGGGCATTATCTTTACATAGGGGATACGTGGGATCATGACATTAAGCCTGCTATAGAAGCAGGCTTTGATGCAATATATTTTAATTCCAGGAATGAAGCTGTTGACCACTCAATTAGGAAAGATATTCCAGAAATATTGACTTATGAAGAACTGAAGAATGTATTAATCAATTAA
- the nhaC gene encoding Na+/H+ antiporter NhaC produces MKKISFPIALVVIALLMSWMLFSIIGLKVEPHIPLLAGVVGMGILGLILGMKWEEIEKALLQSITTGLKPILILFVVGMMIAVWMQSGTVPTLLYGGLQFIQPEWFLISALIVTIIVSSFTGSSFTTIGTIGVAMMGIGAAMGVNPALAAGAVISGACFGDKMSPLSDTTNFAPAVAKVDLFTHIRHMTQTTIPAIVVAVIFFFMMSKNLSTSVNPEDLNKAMSVLQSEFNISLWTLIPPVIVLVLAVRRVPVLVTLFAGLLAGIIVSMLTQGVYSAGSILGTMQNGFASDTSSDLVNGIVNRGGLQSMMWSVSLIILALALGGVLQVMGIIQSLMSGLTKLLNKRGHLISATATSAIGVNLLTGEQYLSILLPGQTFEPFYDKAGVDRKYLSRTLEDAGTLINPLIPWGVSGAFFAETLGVSVLSYLPFAVFLWLSPLFTVILGYWNNKKLGEDPSVNHG; encoded by the coding sequence ATGAAAAAAATATCATTTCCAATAGCGCTTGTTGTGATTGCGCTATTAATGAGCTGGATGTTGTTTAGTATTATTGGCTTAAAGGTAGAACCGCATATTCCTCTTCTTGCTGGCGTAGTAGGAATGGGGATTTTGGGATTAATTCTTGGTATGAAGTGGGAAGAAATAGAGAAGGCTTTACTGCAGAGTATAACTACGGGCTTAAAGCCAATTCTCATTCTTTTTGTAGTAGGAATGATGATCGCCGTATGGATGCAGAGTGGTACGGTGCCAACATTGTTATATGGAGGGCTTCAGTTCATCCAGCCTGAGTGGTTTCTCATCAGTGCATTGATCGTGACCATTATCGTTTCAAGCTTTACAGGCAGTTCATTTACTACAATCGGTACCATTGGCGTAGCGATGATGGGAATAGGAGCAGCAATGGGTGTTAACCCGGCTTTGGCGGCTGGAGCTGTTATTTCAGGTGCATGCTTCGGAGACAAAATGTCTCCCCTCTCTGATACGACCAACTTTGCTCCTGCTGTTGCAAAAGTAGATCTGTTCACTCATATTCGACATATGACACAGACTACGATTCCAGCCATTGTCGTAGCAGTGATCTTCTTTTTTATGATGAGTAAAAATTTATCTACTTCCGTTAACCCGGAGGATTTGAACAAAGCTATGTCGGTTTTGCAAAGCGAGTTTAATATATCGCTCTGGACATTAATTCCTCCTGTTATCGTGCTCGTTCTTGCTGTAAGAAGAGTGCCTGTTCTAGTCACTTTGTTTGCCGGGCTTCTTGCGGGAATTATCGTATCAATGTTAACGCAAGGCGTGTATTCAGCTGGTTCAATTCTTGGAACGATGCAAAATGGTTTTGCGAGTGATACATCAAGTGATCTTGTAAATGGAATCGTAAATAGAGGTGGCCTTCAATCAATGATGTGGAGCGTCTCACTGATTATTTTAGCATTAGCACTTGGTGGCGTTCTGCAAGTGATGGGAATCATTCAATCCCTCATGAGCGGGTTAACAAAGCTTCTAAATAAGCGAGGTCATTTAATTTCTGCCACAGCCACATCTGCAATTGGAGTGAATTTGTTAACAGGTGAGCAGTATTTGTCAATTCTTCTTCCTGGTCAAACGTTTGAGCCGTTTTATGATAAAGCAGGCGTGGATCGGAAATATCTTTCCCGTACATTAGAAGACGCTGGGACGCTCATTAATCCGTTAATTCCATGGGGAGTATCGGGAGCCTTTTTTGCAGAAACGTTAGGGGTATCGGTGTTAAGCTATCTTCCGTTTGCAGTCTTTCTATGGCTATCACCATTATTTACTGTGATTTTGGGCTATTGGAATAATAAGAAATTAGGTGAAGACCCCTCTGTGAATCATGGATAA
- a CDS encoding ThiF family adenylyltransferase, with translation MDDFKRYSRQMLFSPIGEEGQKNFSQSRALVVGMGALGTAIANHLVRAGFGHVRIVDRDYVEKSNLQRQMLFDEEDVSAALPKTIAAKKKLEKMNSSVEIEAIIADVNASNVSDLMEEVDFVMDGTDNFSTRFLLNDACFKMNIPFVYGGAVSSRGMTALFVPGETPCLRCFIQGGEGTTGETCDTIGVISPIVDIIASYQVTEIMKYIAGDHEKLHRSLMTMDIWHNHSYAMKFSSPKEGCPTCQTNEYPSLKAGAKQDITSLCGRETIQIQLESHFDLKEWASKLEKTTTVKKTPFLLKAQLEEGERLVLFPDGRVLIQGTEDSGRAKALYSRYIGM, from the coding sequence ATGGATGACTTTAAAAGGTATTCAAGACAAATGCTGTTTTCTCCTATAGGCGAAGAAGGCCAAAAGAATTTCAGTCAATCACGGGCTCTTGTTGTAGGAATGGGTGCACTAGGGACAGCGATTGCCAATCATCTTGTGCGAGCGGGCTTCGGTCATGTAAGAATTGTCGATCGTGATTATGTTGAGAAGAGCAATCTTCAAAGACAAATGCTATTTGACGAAGAGGATGTTTCGGCAGCGTTACCAAAAACAATTGCAGCCAAAAAGAAACTAGAAAAAATGAATTCCTCAGTTGAAATCGAAGCGATCATAGCGGATGTTAATGCAAGTAACGTAAGTGACCTTATGGAAGAAGTGGACTTTGTTATGGACGGGACCGATAACTTTTCCACACGTTTTCTTTTAAATGATGCTTGTTTTAAAATGAATATTCCTTTTGTATATGGTGGGGCGGTAAGTTCAAGGGGAATGACAGCACTATTTGTTCCTGGTGAAACGCCTTGCCTTCGTTGCTTTATTCAGGGTGGCGAAGGAACGACTGGTGAAACGTGTGACACGATCGGGGTTATTTCTCCTATCGTTGATATTATCGCATCGTATCAAGTGACGGAGATTATGAAATATATAGCGGGAGACCATGAGAAGCTTCATCGCAGCCTAATGACAATGGATATTTGGCATAATCATAGTTATGCGATGAAATTTTCTTCGCCTAAAGAAGGTTGTCCAACATGCCAAACAAACGAATATCCATCATTAAAAGCGGGAGCTAAGCAGGATATCACCTCTCTATGTGGAAGAGAAACGATTCAGATACAGCTTGAAAGTCATTTTGATTTAAAAGAATGGGCATCAAAGCTAGAAAAAACAACAACAGTTAAGAAAACTCCTTTCTTACTTAAAGCGCAACTTGAGGAAGGGGAAAGACTAGTGTTATTTCCAGATGGAAGGGTACTTATTCAAGGAACAGAAGATAGTGGAAGAGCAAAAGCACTCTATTCAAGATATATTGGCATGTAA
- the mobA gene encoding molybdenum cofactor guanylyltransferase: MKIIGTLLAGGESRRFGSPKAFATYHGKPFYEVVLNQLHPVVNESIIVTNRDLLEQFSMSTSEDIRVIRDEEKFVGMGPLAGLYSGMTQTNGDLYLTVACDMPFVTDGLFSTLIEEMIKHPEAMAVIPVSSGRSQPLCAIYHSSCQSIIEELLLSGKRKMNDLFELINAQYIKVEELKKQFLNVNTKEEYKFVQKERD; the protein is encoded by the coding sequence ATGAAAATAATAGGTACATTGCTAGCAGGAGGGGAGTCCAGAAGGTTTGGATCCCCAAAAGCATTTGCCACTTATCACGGCAAGCCTTTTTATGAAGTGGTACTGAATCAACTTCACCCTGTTGTAAATGAATCCATTATCGTAACAAATAGAGATTTATTAGAGCAGTTTAGCATGAGCACATCAGAAGATATAAGAGTGATAAGAGATGAGGAAAAATTTGTAGGGATGGGACCGCTAGCAGGTCTTTATTCTGGGATGACTCAAACGAATGGTGATCTTTATCTAACGGTCGCTTGTGATATGCCGTTCGTAACAGATGGTCTATTTTCTACACTAATTGAAGAAATGATCAAACATCCAGAAGCAATGGCCGTCATACCGGTGAGCTCAGGAAGAAGCCAGCCACTCTGTGCTATCTATCATTCTTCCTGTCAATCCATTATCGAAGAGCTTCTTTTATCAGGAAAAAGAAAAATGAATGATCTTTTTGAATTAATTAATGCCCAATATATAAAAGTTGAAGAACTGAAAAAGCAGTTTTTAAATGTAAATACAAAAGAAGAATATAAATTTGTTCAAAAGGAGAGAGATTAA
- a CDS encoding DUF92 domain-containing protein: MIIYAFLSAITGILGYKVHALSRNGAIAATGVGCAIALGFGWKGLLLLGIFFLTSTIWSKYKAQLKDGVEQIVEKGASRDQYQVLANGGVAAFAGIMMLLFPGDVWLFIFLSAIATSNSDTWASELGVLSKRRPLHIITMKFVPAGTSGAISMPGILASLLGAGLIGGVGSLVFDLSFLGLVIVTVAGFVGCLSDTLIGATLQEELKCQKCGSKTERHIHCGNRTVKISGIKGFNNDVVNFASSMIGALVGGAWWL; the protein is encoded by the coding sequence ATGATCATTTACGCTTTTTTAAGTGCTATAACAGGTATTTTAGGATATAAAGTTCATGCACTTTCGAGAAATGGAGCAATAGCCGCCACAGGTGTTGGGTGCGCGATCGCACTAGGTTTTGGCTGGAAAGGGCTCTTGCTTCTTGGTATCTTTTTTTTAACTTCTACTATATGGAGTAAGTATAAAGCGCAGTTAAAAGATGGCGTGGAACAAATTGTTGAAAAGGGCGCTTCGAGAGATCAGTATCAAGTTCTTGCAAATGGTGGGGTTGCTGCTTTCGCTGGAATAATGATGCTTTTATTCCCTGGGGATGTATGGCTGTTTATTTTTCTAAGTGCGATTGCCACTTCTAATTCTGATACCTGGGCATCTGAACTTGGCGTTCTCTCAAAGCGACGCCCCCTTCATATAATAACGATGAAATTCGTTCCGGCAGGCACTTCTGGAGCTATTAGTATGCCAGGTATATTGGCGTCTTTGCTCGGAGCTGGTTTAATTGGAGGAGTTGGTTCACTTGTTTTTGACTTATCTTTTCTAGGGTTAGTTATTGTTACGGTCGCAGGATTTGTCGGCTGTTTAAGCGATACGCTGATTGGAGCAACCTTGCAAGAAGAATTAAAATGTCAGAAATGTGGTTCAAAAACCGAACGCCATATACATTGTGGAAATAGGACAGTCAAAATCAGCGGTATAAAAGGATTTAATAATGACGTGGTCAATTTCGCCTCGTCTATGATTGGCGCTCTTGTGGGAGGTGCATGGTGGTTATGA
- a CDS encoding 5-formyltetrahydrofolate cyclo-ligase, producing MQSKHEWRTNMKVKLKEISADEKILLDEQIRERLYTYEPFKKAETIGLTVAMKGEINTKKIIEKAWTDGKRVAVPKCNPKTKQMTFRYLTEWDQLESVYFGLEEPRPDKTVVCPPEEINLLLVPGLIFDLNGFRIGFGGGFYDRYLQHYSNSTVSLAYQFQVVEKVPTESFDVPVEAIITNEQLVNVK from the coding sequence ATGCAATCAAAACATGAATGGCGAACAAACATGAAAGTGAAATTAAAAGAAATTAGTGCTGATGAGAAAATATTGCTTGATGAACAAATACGTGAACGTCTTTATACATATGAACCATTCAAAAAGGCTGAAACGATCGGATTAACCGTGGCAATGAAAGGTGAAATAAATACGAAGAAAATTATAGAAAAAGCTTGGACTGATGGAAAGAGAGTAGCAGTCCCGAAGTGCAATCCGAAGACGAAGCAGATGACTTTTCGCTACTTAACAGAGTGGGATCAGCTAGAAAGCGTTTATTTTGGGTTGGAAGAACCTCGCCCCGATAAAACAGTAGTGTGTCCCCCAGAAGAAATAAATCTTTTGCTTGTTCCTGGTCTCATTTTTGATCTTAATGGCTTTAGGATTGGATTTGGTGGCGGTTTCTATGATCGATATTTGCAACACTATTCAAACTCAACCGTATCCCTTGCCTATCAATTTCAAGTCGTTGAAAAGGTGCCAACCGAATCTTTTGACGTACCTGTGGAAGCCATCATTACTAATGAACAGCTTGTTAACGTAAAATGA
- the rpmG gene encoding 50S ribosomal protein L33, which yields MRVQITLACTETGDRNYITTKNKRTNPDRLELKKYSPRLKKQTLHRETK from the coding sequence ATGCGCGTACAAATTACATTGGCTTGCACTGAAACAGGCGATCGTAACTACATCACGACGAAGAACAAACGTACTAACCCTGATCGTCTTGAACTTAAAAAATACAGCCCAAGACTTAAAAAGCAGACGTTACATCGCGAAACAAAGTAA